DNA from Thermodesulfobacteriota bacterium:
TGCCGGCCAGAAAGCGCTGGTCCAGCAGGGCCGGCTTGATCATGCGTCCGGTTCGGTTCATGCGGGCGACAAAATCCGGTCGCGTAATCTCCAGCGGCTCCGGGCCCAGGTCGGCCAGGCCCTTCTGTTCCATCACCGTATTGGTGAGAAAAAGCCGGACCCGGCCGAACCGCCGCGTGTCCTGGTACCGCAGCTGGCGGTCTTCCCCCTTCAGGTCAAACAGCACCAGGTCATGGGGGCCGGGCGGCGTGTCCAGGTCGGCGAAATAAAAATGGCCGGTCATCTTGAGATGAACCCACAGGGTCAGACCGCCGGACAGGTCCATGAGAATGTTCTTGCCCCGGCGGCGGACGGTTAGAAATCGATGTCCCGTAAGCATCCGGCGCCACCCCCGGGGATTGTCCCGGTTGATCTTGGTATAGCGGCAAACGACACCGGCTAGAACTTTCCCGGTAACGGCCGTGCGCAAGCCCCGGACAACGGTTTCAACTTCCGGCAGTTCCGGCATGGGCGCCTTCCTTCCGCAGTTTTTTCACGGCCGCGATGATCACCTCGGCGGCCCGGTCGATTTGCC
Protein-coding regions in this window:
- the mutM gene encoding bifunctional DNA-formamidopyrimidine glycosylase/DNA-(apurinic or apyrimidinic site) lyase, translated to MPELPEVETVVRGLRTAVTGKVLAGVVCRYTKINRDNPRGWRRMLTGHRFLTVRRRGKNILMDLSGGLTLWVHLKMTGHFYFADLDTPPGPHDLVLFDLKGEDRQLRYQDTRRFGRVRLFLTNTVMEQKGLADLGPEPLEITRPDFVARMNRTGRMIKPALLDQRFLAGIGNIYADESLFRAKIHPRAQTNGISARKVNALYDAIRDVLTAAIANMGTTVDTFAGVEGEFGGFQSYLQAYGREGEPCLNCGGTIRREVIGSRSAHYCPRCQRV